GCCCTTCTACGACTTCCTCAAACTGGCGGGCAAGGAATCGATAATACCGAGGGATGCGAACAGGTTCTTTGAACTCGCACCGCTGTTGGCACTGGCGACCTCGATAGCGCTCCTGGCCTACACGCCTCTGGGCTTCGAGCCCATCTTCGGGACGAAGGGCGACGTCGTGGTCTTCATATACCTCCTCACCTTAGTGGGATTCGTCCGGATGGCGGGTGCCGTGAGCTCGGGTTCTCCCTACGCCCAGGTGGGTGCCCAGAGGGAGATGACCATCCTCGCCTCGAGGGAGCCCCCGATGATGCTCGCCCTCTTCGCAATCCTCTGGCGCCTTAAGGGGCTCGGCGTTGAAAAACCCTTCAGCATGGGCACGTTCTACGAGCACAGCGTGTGGGAGCTGGGAACTCCTCTAAGCGTCATAGGAGCACTCCTGCTCCTCGTGGCGTTCCTATTCTGGCTCTCCAGCGAGATAGAGGTGGGTTACTTCGACATACCTGAGGCCGAGACGGAGCTGGCCGAGGGTCCCATGGCGGAGTACAGCGGCCGGCACCTGGCCATGTTCGAACTCGCCGGCGCAATAAAGACCTTCGTGAGCGCAAGTCTCGTAGTGGCGATATTCTTCCCGTGGGGAATCTCGGGGCAACTCGGCCTTACGGGACTCCCAGCAACGGTTGTGGAGCTCCTGTTCCACACCCTGAAGGTCTTCGCGGTGCTCTTCGTGAGCATGAGCCTCTTCAGGGCAACGACCGGACGGCTGAGGATAACGCAGGCTGTCAACATGCTGTGGGCGAGGCTCCTGCCGGCGAGCGTGGTCGGAACCCTGCTCCTGATCATAGACACGCTGGGGGTGGTGGCATGAAGCTCCCAACGACCCTATCGACGGTCCTCGGCAACCTCTTCAAAAAGCCCGCCACCAATCCATTCCCGAAGACCGAACCCGTTCCGGTTCCGGAGAAGTTCAGGGGCAAGCTCGTCTACGACGTGGACAGGTGCGTCGGATGTAAGCTCTGCGTTACCGTGTGCCCCGCCGGCGTCATAGAGTACGTTCCCGAGGTGAGGAAGGTCACCTTCTGGCTCGGGAGATGCGTCTTCTGCCAGCAGTGCGTTGACGTTTGCCCCGTTAACGCCCTCAGCATGAGCGACGAGTTCCTGCTCGCAACCACCGACAAGTACGACGACAATCTGAGATGGTTCCACGGGGAGGAGATCGAGAGGCTCAAGGAGAAACTCGCCGAAAAGAAGAAGACAAAAGCCTAACCCCGTCTTTCCTTTATTTCCTCATACATCTTGCGGAGCATCTCGTAGTGACCCTTCTCCACCTCGGCCAGCTTCCTGTAGAGTTCCGCCAGTTCCGGATCATCAACCCTCTCAGCCAGAGCCCTGTAGGACCTGTGGGCTATAAGCTCGCTCTCCATGGCAAACCTCAGAACCTCCTCCAGCCGGTCCGCCCTTTCCAGCCCGTCTATCACGGGCAGAACCTCGATCGGTTGCAGATCGGGTGCCTTCACGGGATTGTCCCCATATCTTGACTTCAGATAACGCTCCAGCTCTCTGGCATGATTGAGCGAATCCTCCGAGAGCTTTTCGAAGGTTTTCACGGGTTCCTCACCGAGGCCGAGGTCCCTCGCTCTCGTGGCCAGCTCCCTGTAAAAGCCGGCCTCCTCCCTTTCGCCCTTTATCCAGTAGGCCAGCACCTCATCGTAGCCGAGCCTCGCCAGCC
The window above is part of the Thermococcus sp. P6 genome. Proteins encoded here:
- a CDS encoding respiratory chain complex I subunit 1 family protein, with translation MNLLYATLEFIGVYVYVSLASLLWAGIDRKLVARMQRRIGPPLLQPFYDFLKLAGKESIIPRDANRFFELAPLLALATSIALLAYTPLGFEPIFGTKGDVVVFIYLLTLVGFVRMAGAVSSGSPYAQVGAQREMTILASREPPMMLALFAILWRLKGLGVEKPFSMGTFYEHSVWELGTPLSVIGALLLLVAFLFWLSSEIEVGYFDIPEAETELAEGPMAEYSGRHLAMFELAGAIKTFVSASLVVAIFFPWGISGQLGLTGLPATVVELLFHTLKVFAVLFVSMSLFRATTGRLRITQAVNMLWARLLPASVVGTLLLIIDTLGVVA
- a CDS encoding 4Fe-4S dicluster domain-containing protein — translated: MKLPTTLSTVLGNLFKKPATNPFPKTEPVPVPEKFRGKLVYDVDRCVGCKLCVTVCPAGVIEYVPEVRKVTFWLGRCVFCQQCVDVCPVNALSMSDEFLLATTDKYDDNLRWFHGEEIERLKEKLAEKKKTKA
- a CDS encoding ferritin family protein codes for the protein MKMYDVDEIIEGLARLGYDEVLAYWIKGEREEAGFYRELATRARDLGLGEEPVKTFEKLSEDSLNHARELERYLKSRYGDNPVKAPDLQPIEVLPVIDGLERADRLEEVLRFAMESELIAHRSYRALAERVDDPELAELYRKLAEVEKGHYEMLRKMYEEIKERRG